A genomic window from Lepisosteus oculatus isolate fLepOcu1 chromosome 27, fLepOcu1.hap2, whole genome shotgun sequence includes:
- the bola1 gene encoding bolA-like protein 1 isoform X2 yields MLLRILRTRGPFVSTIAPFRPVTGQPPQMDPSRPVESAIRAKLSRALAPAHLEVRNESHLHAVPPGSESHFRVLVVSERFGGLPLLQRHRLVNEALRDELATSVHALAIQAKTPAQWESDPRLARSPPCLGGSKNDGTAAHKLSGRD; encoded by the coding sequence ATGTTGCTGAGGATTCTCAGAACGAGGGGCCCCTTCGTGTCCACGATTGCCCCCTTCCGCCCCGTGACCGGCCAGCCGCCCCAGATGGACCCCAGCCGCCCCGTGGAGAGCGCCATCCGGGCCAAGCTGAGCCGGGCCCTGGCGCCCGCCCACCTGGAGGTCCGGAACGAGAGCCACCTCCACGCCGTGCCCCCCGGCTCCGAGTCCCACTTCCGCGTGCTGGTGGTGAGCGAGCGCTTCGGGGGGCTGCCCCTGCTGCAGCGCCACCGCCTGGTCAACGAGGCCCTGCGGGACGAGCTGGCCACCTCCGTCCACGCCCTGGCCATCCAGGCCAAGACCCCAGCTCAGTGGGAGAGCGACCCCCGGCTGGCCAGGAGCCCCCCCTGCCTGGGCGGATCCAAGAACGACGGCACCGCCGCGCACAAGCTGTCCGGCCGGGACTGA